In Amia ocellicauda isolate fAmiCal2 chromosome 7, fAmiCal2.hap1, whole genome shotgun sequence, one genomic interval encodes:
- the ube2m gene encoding NEDD8-conjugating enzyme Ubc12, producing the protein MIKLFSLKQQKKDEESAGGNRTGAGGKKASAAQLRIQKDINELNLPKTCEMVFPDQDDLLNFKLIISPDEGFYKGGRFVFSFKVGQGYPHDPPKVKCETMVYHPNIDLEGNVCLNILREDWKPVLTINSIIYGLQYLFLEPNPEDPLNKEAAEVLQTNRRLFEQNVQRSLRGGYVGATYFERCLK; encoded by the exons ATGATCAAGCTGTTTTCACTGAAGCAGCAGAAGAAGGACGAGGAGTCAGCTGGGGGGAACCGCACCGGGGCCGGTGGCAAGAAGGCGAGCGCTGCACAGCTCCGGATACAGAAAG ACATAAATGAGCTCAATCTCCCCAAGACATGTGAGATGGTGTTTCCTGATCAGGATGACCTGCTGAACTTCAAACTCATAATCTCTCCAGATGAG GGCTTCTATAAAGGTGGCAGGTTCGTCTTCAGTTTCAAG GTGGGGCAGGGATACCCACACGACCCCCCCAAGGTGAAGTGTGAGACAATGGTTTATCACCCCAACATCGACCTGGAGGGCAACGTCTGTCTTAACATCTTGAG ggaggaTTGGAAGCCTGTATTGACAATAAACTCCATCATCTATGGGCTCCAGTATCTATTCCTG gagccCAACCCTGAGGATCCTCTCAATAAGGAGGCAGCAGAGGTGCTGCAGACGAACCGCCGGCTGTTCGAGCAGAATGTGCAGCGCTCGCTGCGTGGGGGCTACGTTGGCGCAACGTACTTTGAGCGCTGCCTGAAATAg
- the thap7 gene encoding THAP domain-containing protein 7, translating into MPRHCSAAGCKSRDTRETRSAGITFHRLPKRGNPRRLLWLSNSLRTEVGGGQWDPQSHFIYFCSRHFKQDCFELTGVSGYRRLKEDSVPTLFESVCRSRTKQRGASRSTRRKRAPARNSQAEEEGPGPEEQPTAKEEEGCPEVPGTTNGGGGGVAITPPEEEREQKGETYTEHTQHTDAHLGNDGVTVQPPPPPLDPPPRPPSPSQFMRRLPPPPGHYVPREHSYALSCPLLWRRRAEALGEGLERTQRLLWACRRRESRLRLTLNRTLAQLSLLREREKEKERERGQGEGDGGRGMGRGRDRWSGNGEGVRGGEKDMEEEEEEEEGRAINRLKQKDQGTGRKRIREGEGLSFDYEGEEEMEEEEEEGEDERKSIGEEQCYYYYCEGEGQREGDQEGVQIVTLTLGEQYAETQLKTQPHTQTQHTPAQHTAQPQTTPHTEAPAQTVQQLLILEREGERGEEGGEEQGIFLVREDREGRLILEPVNEGSEGGDGGLGGDGSGEGRRAVLVVSTVGFSQERETETQTEGGVLERDRERRGGGGEKKSSEEGAVPLSAPPAADLRERLKEHLEGFQLELSSEFVN; encoded by the exons aTGCCTCGTCACTGTTCGGCTGCTGGCTGTAAATCtcgagacacaagagagaccCGTAGTGCCGGCATCACCTTCCACAG GTTGCCGAAACGCGGTAACCCACGACGATTGCTGTGGCTTTCTAACTCCCTGCGCACGGAGGTTGGGGGGGGGCAGTGGGACCCCCAGTCACACTTCATCTACTTCTGCTCCAGGCACTTCAAGCAGGACTGCTTCGAGCTAACCGGCGTCAG tgggtATCGGAGGCTGAAGGAGGACTCAGTGCCTACTCTATTTGAGTCTGTCTGTCGCTCCAGAACCAAGCAGAGAGGTGCCAGCCGCTCCACACG GCGGAAAAGAGCTCCAGCAAGGAACTCCCAGGCAGAGGAAGAGGGGCCGGGGCCAGAGGAGCAACCAACTGCAAAAGAGGAAGAGGGGTGTCCAGAGGTTCCGGGAACCACAAATGGAGGAGGTGGGGGCGTGGCCATCACACCCcctgaagaagagagagagcaaaaaggAGAGACCTACACTGAGCACACTCAACACACTGATGCCCACCTTGGTAATGATGGAGTCACTgtgcaaccccccccaccacccctggACCCCCCTCCTCGCCCACCCTCCCCCTCCCAATTCATGCGGCGCCTGCCTCCCCCTCCTGGCCACTATGTACCCCGTGAACACAGCTATGCACTTAGCTGCCCGTTGTTGTGGCGACGGAGGGCAGAGGCACTGGGGGAGGGGCTGGAGAGGACCCAGCGGCTGCTCTGGGCCTGCAGGAGGAGAGAAAGCCGCCTCAGACTCACTCTGAACCGCACACTCGCACAGCTCTCACtgctgagggagagggagaaggagaaggagagggagagggggcagggggagggagatGGTGGGAGAGGTATGGGCAGGGGGAGAGATAGGTGGAGTGGCAATGGGGAGGGGGTGAGGGGTGGGGAAAAAGAcatggaggaagaggaggaggaggaggagggcaggGCGATAAACAGACTAAAACAGAAAGACCAAGGGACAGGGAGGAAAAGAATAAGAGAAGGAGAGGGGTTGAGCTTTGATtatgagggagaggaagagatggaggaggaagaggaggagggggaggatgAAAGGAAGAGTATAGGAGAGGAGCagtgctactactactactgtgagggagagggacagagggaagGAGACCAGGAGGGAGTGCAGATCGTTACACTGACTCTGGGAGAGCAATACGCAGAGACTCAACttaaaacacaaccacacacacagactcaacacacaccagcacaacacacagcacagccacaAACAACACCACACACAGAGGCCCCAGCACAGACTGTGCAGCAACTACTGAtactggagagagagggagagaggggggaggagggaggagaggagcaAGGGATCTTTTTGGTGAGGGAGGACAGAGAGGGACGACTGATCCTGGAGCCAGTGAATGAGGGGAGTGAGGGAGGAGACGGAGGATTAGGAGGAGATGGAAGTGGGGAAGGAAGGAGAGCAGTGTTAGTGGTGTCAACAGTGGGATTTTCacaggagagagaaactgagaCACAAACAGAGGGTGGGGTGCTagagagagatagggagagaaggggaggaggaggagaaaagaAGAGTAGTGAGGAGGGCGCTGTCCCCCTCTCTGCCCCCCCTGCAGCCgacctgagagagagactgaaggaGCATCTGGAGGGATTCCAGCTGGAGCTGAGCAGTGAGTTCGTTAACTGA
- the zbtb45 gene encoding zinc finger and BTB domain-containing protein 45 — MSANPNPNPTPSHSSSQPLSHSSSSSSCHSSSSSAQPQPPPPPSPTETVHYIHLHNASQSVLERLRSQRSRGQFCDVTVRIRDASLRAHGCVLAAGSPFFQDKLLLGHSEIAVPPLVPARAVRQLVDFLYSGSLAVLPSQALCILTAASILQIHSVIDECTQILLSQRPGVAGGAGLGGVAKQEGGGGVMDECTQILLSGGTGTGWGGGVGKQEGGGGGGKRGGGFQQNFTYGAGVGNSVVGPGSNSNSVPLGDSSAAHNNPHNIIHNSPHNMVHGSAHNSGAQSSGGLLGDGGLGSGSGSVLMKPGSACGSDVRYKLRDLLGQSAQHSTHNSNSTVSDSTALNTALSPSLPLSHLGMDRAYAGESQLGPEPMMEGARERGGGGGGSMLPPSSHSRKQRQPVRLQVVGEEEPPSLSLVVKDEGGEETEGVFGMEGGEGGENTEETMTTYSQSEGYFEDEVFSDGFLPTGWQGGVGGEESGFPPQELPFAPSRRQSNTATSPPHTPTQVLFQYPVSQSQPTQSYFVGGPMVIDSSQQAVEPVTQTPPTTQINPVHHTPPTSSSGPATSSQGAETSFDCSHCGKSLRSRKNYSKHMFIHSGQKPHQCSICWRSFSLRDYLLKHMVVHTGVRAFQCALCGKRFTQKSSLNVHMRTHRAERGRDRDRDRDRGGRAFVCSECPRSFTHRTLLERHSHTHTHAPPQHHTQGSTPRHPQGGEERSDSTHTDTEGERA; from the exons ATGTCcgccaaccccaaccccaaccccaccccGTCCCATTCCTCTTCCCAACCCCTTtctcattcctcctcctcctcctcctgccactcctcctcctcatctgcaCAGCCGCAGCCACCACCACCGCCGTCACCCACAGAGACGGTGCACTACATCCACTTGCATAATGCCAGCCAGTCGGTGCTGGAGCGGCTGCGTAGCCAGCGCAGCCGGGGCCAGTTCTGTGATGTCACCGTGCGTATCCGGGATGCCTCCTTGCGTGCGCATGGCTGTGTGTTGGCTGCTGGCTCGCCCTTCTTCCAGGACAAGCTGCTTCTGGGCCATTCAGAGATTGCTGTGCCACCACTGGTGCCGGCCCGCGCTGTGCGGCAGCTGGTGGATTTCCTGTACAGTGGCTCGCTGGCCGTGCTGCCCTCCCAGGCCCTGTGCATCCTCACAGCCGCCAGCATCCTGCAGATCCACAGCGTGATTGATGAATGCACACAGATTCTGCTCTCACAGCGGCCCGGGGTGGCAGGGGGTGCAGGGCTGGGAGGTGTGGCAAAgcaggagggaggagggggggtgaTGGACGAGTGCACACAGATCCTTCTGTCAGGGGGCACAGGgactgggtgggggggaggggtggggaaacaggagggaggaggaggtggggggaaGAGAGGGGGAGGATTCCAGCAGAATTTCACCTATGGAGCAGGGGTGGGTAACAGTGTGGTTGGCCctggcagcaacagcaacagcgtTCCCCTCGGCGACAGCAGTGCTGCTCACAACAACCCACACAATATCATACACAACAGCCCACACAACATGGTGCATGGAAGCGCACACAACAGTGGTGCACAGAGCAGCGGGGGCCTTCTGGGGGATGGAGGCCTGGGCTCTGGTTCTGGCTCGGTGCTGATGAAGCCCGGTTCTGCCTGCGGGTCGGATGTGCGCTACAAACTGAGAGACCTGCTGGGCCAGTCTGCGCAGCACAGCACccacaacagcaacagcactGTCTCTGACAGCACAGCCCTGAACACAGCTCTGAGTCCCAGTCTGCCCCTCAGCCACCTGGGCATGGACAGAGCGTACGCAGGAGAGAGCCAACTGGGGCCCGAGCCCATGATGGAGGGAgcaagggagagaggaggagggggtggggggtccaTGCTGCCCCCCAGCTCTCACAGCCGGAAACAGAGGCAGCCCGTCAGACTGCAG gtgGTGGGGGAGGAGGAGCCCCCGTCCCTCTCTCTGGTAGTGAAAGATgaaggaggagaggagacaGAGGGGGTGTTTGGgatggagggaggagagggaggagagaacaCTGAGGAAACCATGACAACATATAgtcag tCGGAGGGGTATTTTGAGGATGAGGTGTTTAGCGATGGCTTCCTGCCCACCGGGTGGCAGGGGGGGGTAGGGGGGGAGGAGTCTGGATTCCCCCCCCAGGAGCTGCCCTTCGCCCCATCCCGCAGACAGAGCAAcactgccacctcccctccccaCACCCCTACACAG GTGCTGTTCCAGTACcctgtcagccaatcacagcccACGCAGTCATATTTCGTAGGTGGACCCATGGTGATTGACAGTTCACAGCAGGCAGTGGAACCAGTCACACAGACCCCACCTACCACCCAGATAAACCCTGTTCACCACACCCCTCCCACTTCATCCTCTGGCCCAGCCACATCCTCCCAGGGGGCAGAGACTTCATTTGACTGTAGCCACTGTGGAAAGAGCCTGAGATCCAGGAAGAACTACAGCAAACATATGTTCATTCACTCAG gcCAGAAGCCCCATCAGTGCAGTATCTGCTGGCGCTCCTTCTCCCTGCGGGACTACCTTCTGAAACACATGGTCGTGCACACGGGGGTCCGAGCCTTCCAGTGCGCACTGTGCGGAAAGCGGTTCACTCAGAAGAGCTCGCTCAATGTGCACATGAGGACACACCGTGCAGAGAGGGGTCGGGACAGGGACCGGGACCGGGACAGGGGGGGCAGGGCTTTTGTGTGTTCAGAGTGCCCTCGTTCCTTCACCCACCGCACACTGCTGGAGagacactcacatacacacactcacgcgCCACCACAACACCACACACAGGGGAGCACGCCCCGACACCCACAggggggggaggagaggagcgacagcacacacactgacactgaaggGGAGAGAgcgtag
- the chmp2a gene encoding charged multivesicular body protein 2a, protein MDFLFGKRKTPEEMLRQNQRALNRAMRDLDRERGRLESQEKKIIADIKKMAKQGQMDAVKIMAKDLVRTRRYVKKFIMMRANIQAVSLKIQTLKSNNSMAQAMKGVTKAMATMNRQLKMPQIQKIMMEFERQSEIMDMKEEMMNDAIDDAMGDEDDEEESDAVVSQVLDELGLNLSDELSNLPSTGGNLSVAAGKKAEPTAALADADADLEERLNNLRRD, encoded by the exons atggaCTTCCTGTTCGGCAAGCGGAAGACACCAGAGGAGATGCTACGGCAGAACCAGCGTGCTCTGAACCGGGCCATGCGGGATCTGGACCGCGAGAGAGGGCGGTTGGAGTCGCAGGAGAAGAAGATCATTGCTGACATCAAGAAGATGGCCAAGCAAGGCCAGATG GACGCAGTAAAGATCATGGCGAAGGACCTGGTGCGAACGCGGCGCTATGTGAAGAAGTTCATCATGATGAGAGCAAACATCCAGGCTGTCAGCCTGAAGATCCAGACCCTCAAATCCAACAACAGTATGGCGCAGGCCATGAAGGGTGTCACCAAGGCCATGGCCACCATGAACAGACAG cTGAAGATGCCTCAGATCCAGAAGATCATGATGGAGTTCGAGCGGCAGAGCGAGATCATGGACATGAAGGAGGAGATGATGAATGACGCCATCGACGATGCCATGGGAGATGAGGATGATGAAGaggagag tgatgCTGTGGTTTCACAGGTTCTGGATGAACTGGGACTGAATCTGTCAGATGAACTGTCAA ACCTCCCTTCTACTGGGGGCAATCTCTCCGTTGCTGCGGGGAAGAAGGCCGAGCCAACCGCTGCCCTCGCTGACGCTGATGCTGACCTGGAGGAGCGACTGAACAACCTgaggagagactga